Proteins encoded within one genomic window of Citrobacter amalonaticus Y19:
- the potI gene encoding putrescine ABC transporter permease PotI: MNNLPVIRSPWRIVILVLGFTFLYAPMLMLVIYSFNSSKLVTVWAGWSTRWYGELFRDSAMMSAVGLSLTIAACAATMAAILGTIAAVVMVRFGRFRGSNGFAFMITAPLVMPDVITGLSLLLLFVALGHAIGWPSDRGMLTIWLAHVTFCTAYVAVVISSRLRELDRSIEEAAMDLGATPLKVFFVITLPMIMPAVVSGWLLAFTLSLDDLVIASFVSGPGATTLPMLVFSSVRMGVNPEINALATLILGVVGIVGFIAWYLMARTEKQRIRDIQRARRD, translated from the coding sequence ATGAACAACTTACCGGTAATTCGTTCGCCCTGGCGCATTGTGATTCTGGTGCTCGGGTTTACTTTCCTGTATGCGCCGATGCTGATGCTGGTCATCTACTCGTTTAACAGTTCCAAACTGGTTACGGTGTGGGCGGGATGGTCAACGCGCTGGTACGGTGAACTGTTTCGCGACAGCGCGATGATGAGCGCGGTGGGGCTGAGCCTGACCATCGCCGCCTGTGCAGCAACCATGGCGGCGATACTCGGCACGATTGCTGCGGTGGTGATGGTACGCTTTGGTCGCTTTCGCGGGTCGAACGGCTTTGCCTTTATGATCACCGCGCCGTTAGTCATGCCCGATGTGATCACCGGGCTCTCTCTGCTGTTGCTTTTTGTCGCGCTGGGGCACGCGATTGGCTGGCCGTCGGATCGTGGAATGCTGACCATCTGGCTGGCGCACGTCACGTTCTGTACGGCGTATGTGGCGGTGGTGATTTCATCGCGCCTGCGTGAACTGGATCGCTCCATTGAGGAAGCGGCGATGGATCTGGGGGCAACGCCGCTGAAGGTGTTCTTTGTGATAACGCTGCCGATGATTATGCCGGCCGTGGTCTCCGGCTGGCTGCTGGCGTTCACGCTGTCGCTGGACGATCTGGTCATTGCCAGCTTTGTCTCCGGGCCGGGGGCGACCACTTTACCGATGCTGGTCTTCTCCAGCGTGCGGATGGGCGTTAACCCGGAAATCAACGCCCTGGCGACGCTGATCCTCGGTGTGGTCGGAATTGT